A single genomic interval of Helicoverpa zea isolate HzStark_Cry1AcR chromosome 19, ilHelZeax1.1, whole genome shotgun sequence harbors:
- the LOC124639553 gene encoding uncharacterized protein LOC124639553, which produces MSLKAYEDACTRAELFGQPLPDREDFLSKHKHLDVVEFEEVEIRTAENTAMLDDQIKEGSGGLTELNTILDSTQTKINKLKGVCGTITNFFRVKMSAKDNLSYSSEPSYVGQTNYDKDYIPPSSDIGSINQGLGPDDNEMTPRAGKSKQNGGDINTALDDLKKMEDQENSALLGKAAVKDIGKQVNSQISKLDQLINQADRAQASLNSQNKQMRTFLR; this is translated from the exons ATGTCGTTAAAAGCTTACGAGGATGCGTGTACTAGGGCTGAATTGTTCGGCCAGCCTTTGCCTGATAGAGAagactttttatcaaaacataaacatttgGATGTCGTCGAATTTGAGGAAGTTGAAATTAGAACGGCAGAG AATACTGCTATGTTGGACGACCAGATAAAGGAAGGCAGTGGAGGCCTCACAGAGTTGAATACAATTCTGGATTCTACGCAGACCAAAATCAATAAATTGAAG GGCGTCTGCGGCACTATAACGAACTTCTTCCGCGTGAAAATGTCAGCCAAAGACAACTTATCATACTCCAGCGAGCCCAGCTATGTAGGCCAGACAAATTACGACAAAGACTACATCCCACCAAGTTCCGACATAGGCTCTATCAACCAGGGCCTTGGTCCCGATGACAACGAAATGACGCCACGCGCgggaaaatcaaaacaaaatggcggagaCATCAACACGGCTTTGGATGATTTAAAAAAGATGGAAGACCAAGAAAATTCGGCCTTGTTAGGTAAGGCAGCGGTTAAAGATATTGGAAAACAAGTAAATTCGCAAATTAGTAAGTTGGATCAGTTAATTAATCAGGCGGATAGGGCTCAGGCATCGTTGAATAGCCAAAACAAGCAAATGAGAACTTTCTTACGATAA